A window of the Synechococcus sp. JA-3-3Ab genome harbors these coding sequences:
- a CDS encoding type II secretion system F family protein — protein sequence MPRYKVRGLKAGQPVRLTVVANNLTEARARLRREGVFAKPEDIQEEKPFFSLETSFDFSMLGSIDIRDKAVFSRQFAALINAGVSMVRSLTIMEEQTGNPKLKKYLRAIRAEVEAGKNLSDSIRPYPDAFDGLYCSMVQAGEVGGVLDEVLNRLAKLLEDMDRLQKQIKSAMTYPVVVTILAVLIFLGMVLFILPTFESIYNDLGGELPAFTQFFINISKFLRTPQYSLGLVGFLVAVFFAFRRFYRTPAGKETIDALALKLPIFGDLIQKSAVARFCRTFGALTRSGVPVLTSLEIVRDTSGNQVVANAIDAARQSISEGGQIAPALDKAKVFPIMAIQMISVGEETGELDAMLMKTADFYELEVEEAVRALTSLLEPLMIVILGGMVGCIIVAMYLPMFNVFELVK from the coding sequence ATGCCGCGCTACAAGGTTCGGGGGTTAAAGGCCGGTCAGCCGGTACGCCTGACGGTGGTGGCCAACAACTTGACCGAGGCGCGTGCACGGCTGCGCCGAGAGGGCGTTTTTGCCAAGCCAGAGGACATTCAGGAAGAAAAGCCCTTTTTCTCGCTGGAGACCTCTTTTGATTTCTCGATGCTGGGATCCATCGACATTCGGGACAAGGCGGTGTTCTCGCGGCAATTTGCTGCCCTGATCAACGCCGGCGTGTCGATGGTGCGCTCCCTCACCATTATGGAGGAGCAAACCGGCAACCCCAAGCTCAAAAAATACCTGCGGGCGATTCGGGCGGAAGTGGAGGCGGGGAAAAACCTGTCCGATTCCATCCGCCCCTATCCGGATGCCTTTGACGGCCTCTACTGCAGCATGGTGCAGGCGGGGGAGGTGGGCGGCGTGCTCGACGAGGTGCTCAACCGCCTGGCCAAGCTGCTGGAGGACATGGATCGCCTGCAGAAGCAGATCAAGTCAGCCATGACCTACCCGGTGGTGGTGACGATCTTGGCTGTCTTGATTTTCTTGGGCATGGTGCTGTTCATCTTGCCCACGTTTGAGAGCATCTACAACGACTTGGGGGGTGAGCTGCCCGCCTTTACCCAGTTTTTCATCAACATCAGCAAGTTCCTGCGCACGCCCCAGTACAGCTTGGGCCTGGTGGGCTTTCTGGTGGCGGTCTTCTTTGCCTTCCGCCGCTTTTATCGCACCCCCGCCGGCAAGGAGACCATCGACGCGCTGGCCCTCAAGCTGCCCATTTTCGGGGATCTGATCCAGAAGTCGGCGGTGGCCCGTTTTTGCCGCACCTTTGGGGCCTTGACCCGCTCTGGGGTGCCGGTGCTGACTTCGTTGGAAATTGTGCGCGACACTTCCGGCAACCAGGTGGTGGCCAACGCCATCGACGCCGCCCGCCAATCCATCTCGGAAGGGGGCCAGATCGCCCCGGCCCTGGATAAGGCCAAGGTCTTCCCGATCATGGCCATCCAGATGATCAGCGTGGGCGAAGAGACGGGGGAGCTGGATGCCATGCTGATGAAGACGGCGGACTTCTACGAGCTGGAGGTGGAGGAGGCGGTGCGCGCCCTCACCAGCCTGCTGGAGCCGCTGATGATCGTGATCTTGGGGGGGATGGTGGGCTGCATCATCGTGGCCATGTACCTGCCGATGTTCAACGTGTTCGAGCTGGTGAAGTAG
- a CDS encoding acetolactate synthase large subunit produces MNTAELLVRCLENEGVQYIFGVPGEENLEVLQALRRSSIRFITTRHEQGAAFMADVYGRLTGRAGVCLSTLGPGATNLMTGVADANLDGAPLVAITGQVGTDRMHIESHQYLDLVAMFAPVTKWNAQIVRPSITPEIVRKAFKLAQTEKPGAVHIDLPENIAAMEASGTPLRRDRLDKTYASYQSLNEAASLISRARNPLILAGNGAIRAQASSALTEFATRLNIPVVNTFMGKGVIPYTHPLSLWAVGLQQRDLISCGFDRTDLLIAVGYDLIEYSPKKWNPDGTIPIVHIAALPAEIDSSYIPQVEVVGDISDSLMEILRRCDRTGKPDPYGISLRQNIVREYTCYAQDQSYPIKPQKLIYDLRQVLEPEDIVISDVGAHKMWMARLYHCDKPNTCLISNGFAAMGIAIPGALAAKLVHPDRRVVAVTGDGGFMMNCQELETALRVGTPFVTLIFNDGGYGLIEWKQHNQYGEAAFVKFGNPDFVKLAESMGLKGYRVEKAADLIPILKQALEQPVPTLIDCPVDYGENLYLTQRSQALVCET; encoded by the coding sequence ATGAATACCGCCGAACTGCTGGTTCGCTGCCTGGAAAATGAGGGGGTGCAGTACATCTTCGGCGTTCCTGGCGAAGAAAACCTGGAAGTCCTGCAAGCCCTGCGCCGCTCCTCAATTCGCTTTATCACCACCCGCCACGAACAGGGGGCCGCCTTCATGGCCGATGTCTATGGCCGGCTGACGGGCAGAGCGGGGGTGTGTCTCTCCACCTTGGGGCCGGGCGCCACCAACCTGATGACCGGAGTTGCCGATGCCAACCTGGACGGAGCACCCCTAGTGGCCATCACCGGCCAAGTCGGCACCGACCGCATGCACATCGAATCCCATCAATACCTGGATTTGGTGGCCATGTTTGCCCCCGTCACCAAGTGGAATGCCCAGATCGTGCGCCCCAGCATCACCCCGGAGATCGTGCGCAAGGCTTTCAAATTGGCCCAAACCGAGAAGCCGGGAGCCGTCCACATCGACTTGCCGGAAAACATTGCCGCCATGGAAGCCAGCGGCACTCCCTTGAGGAGAGATCGCCTGGACAAAACCTACGCTTCCTATCAAAGCCTGAACGAAGCGGCCTCCCTGATCTCCCGCGCCCGCAACCCCTTGATTTTGGCCGGCAATGGAGCCATTCGCGCCCAAGCCAGCAGCGCCCTCACGGAATTTGCCACCCGCTTGAACATCCCCGTGGTCAACACCTTCATGGGCAAAGGAGTGATCCCCTACACCCACCCCTTGTCCTTGTGGGCCGTTGGCCTACAGCAGCGGGATCTGATCAGTTGTGGCTTCGACCGCACCGATCTGCTGATCGCCGTCGGCTACGACCTCATCGAATACTCCCCCAAGAAATGGAACCCCGACGGCACCATCCCCATCGTTCACATCGCCGCCCTGCCGGCTGAAATCGACAGCAGCTACATCCCGCAAGTAGAGGTGGTGGGAGACATTTCCGACTCCCTGATGGAGATCCTGCGCCGCTGCGATCGCACGGGCAAGCCGGATCCCTATGGCATCAGCCTGCGGCAGAACATCGTCCGCGAGTACACCTGCTATGCCCAGGATCAGAGCTACCCGATCAAGCCCCAAAAGCTGATCTACGACCTGCGCCAAGTCCTGGAACCCGAAGACATCGTCATCTCCGATGTCGGCGCCCACAAAATGTGGATGGCCCGCCTCTACCACTGTGACAAACCCAACACCTGTCTCATCTCCAACGGCTTTGCCGCCATGGGCATCGCCATTCCGGGGGCCTTGGCCGCCAAACTGGTGCATCCTGACCGGCGCGTTGTGGCCGTGACCGGAGATGGGGGGTTCATGATGAACTGCCAAGAGCTGGAAACTGCCCTCAGGGTGGGCACCCCCTTTGTCACCCTCATCTTCAACGATGGCGGCTATGGGCTGATCGAGTGGAAGCAACACAACCAGTATGGCGAGGCTGCTTTCGTCAAGTTCGGCAATCCAGACTTCGTTAAGCTGGCGGAGAGCATGGGCCTCAAGGGCTACCGCGTCGAAAAGGCTGCCGACCTGATCCCCATCCTGAAGCAGGCCCTCGAGCAGCCGGTGCCCACCCTCATCGACTGCCCTGTCGATTACGGCGAAAATCTTTACTTGACCCAGCGGTCGCAAGCGCTGGTCTGCGAGACTTAG
- a CDS encoding GspE/PulE family protein yields MSDLPSPPFTSRRAGAASKALAIANVSITPFGRKLKELGFADDKQIQDIQNALKADREGGSKALALVVKEIVGKEITPDLERAYKRQQLFELKIIYGIPPLDIDLEPVEISEMIGLIDSLLPLDICNRYKFLPIRRQDNQVLVAMVRPDNLQALDDIQRRFRIQGLKLQRRVFTQRDFDALINRYMDAQAELLAIKGINDAAAPVQEEEEVVVNIAELDLDSIEDVAVDEAGEGSLEQQVKSADDAPIIKLSNQILVKALQDGASDIHIEPQEEYLRIRFRKDGVLRQAFENFPKKIVPALTARFKIMSNLNIAERRLPQDGRIRRVFKGRKVDFRVSTLPSRYGEKIVLRILDNSATQLGLDKLITDPETLASFKEVVRRPFGLILVTGPTGSGKTTTLYSALAEVNDPGINISTAEDPIEYSLPGITQVQVIREKGMDFAMILRAFLRQDPDVILVGETRDHETAKTAIEASLTGHLVLTTLHTNDAPGAIARLTEMGIEPFMISSSLLGVLAQRLMRRVCTECRIPYHPTSEELARYGLSLSGDGEQLTFYKANKLSPKEIEQRKATGKPICEKCGGVGYKGRVGVYEFMRMNDRLAELINKGAPTEVIKEAAVESGMKTLLAYSLMLVKQGLTTLEEVDRVILTDKGLETELKARAKALSTCRNCGAALQVDWMDCPYCLTPKF; encoded by the coding sequence ATGAGCGATCTTCCTTCCCCTCCCTTTACCTCGCGCCGCGCCGGCGCTGCCAGCAAAGCCCTGGCCATTGCCAACGTCAGCATCACTCCTTTCGGCCGCAAGCTCAAAGAGCTGGGCTTTGCCGACGATAAGCAAATCCAGGACATCCAAAACGCCCTCAAAGCCGATCGCGAAGGGGGCAGCAAGGCCCTAGCCCTGGTGGTCAAAGAGATTGTCGGCAAAGAGATCACCCCTGACCTGGAGCGGGCCTACAAGCGGCAGCAGCTCTTTGAGCTGAAAATCATCTACGGGATCCCCCCCCTCGACATCGATTTGGAGCCGGTGGAGATCTCGGAGATGATCGGGCTCATCGACTCGCTCTTGCCTCTCGACATCTGCAACCGCTACAAGTTCTTGCCCATCCGCCGCCAAGACAACCAAGTGCTGGTGGCGATGGTCAGGCCGGACAACCTGCAGGCGCTGGACGACATCCAGCGGCGCTTCCGCATCCAGGGGCTGAAGCTGCAGCGGCGGGTCTTCACCCAGCGGGATTTCGACGCCCTGATCAACCGCTACATGGATGCCCAGGCGGAGCTGCTGGCCATCAAGGGCATCAACGACGCGGCTGCCCCTGTCCAAGAGGAAGAAGAGGTGGTGGTCAACATCGCCGAGCTCGATCTGGACAGCATCGAGGATGTCGCCGTCGATGAGGCTGGCGAGGGATCCCTGGAGCAGCAGGTCAAATCGGCAGATGATGCCCCGATTATTAAACTGTCCAACCAGATCCTGGTCAAGGCCCTGCAGGACGGGGCGTCGGACATCCACATCGAGCCACAAGAAGAATACCTGCGCATCCGCTTCCGCAAGGATGGGGTGCTGCGGCAGGCTTTTGAAAACTTTCCCAAGAAGATCGTCCCTGCCCTCACCGCTCGCTTCAAGATCATGTCCAACCTGAACATTGCCGAGCGGCGCTTGCCCCAGGACGGGCGGATTCGCCGCGTCTTCAAGGGGCGCAAGGTGGATTTCCGCGTCAGCACCCTGCCCTCCCGCTACGGGGAGAAGATCGTGCTGCGGATTCTGGACAACTCCGCCACCCAGCTCGGCCTGGACAAGCTGATCACCGACCCAGAGACCCTGGCCAGCTTCAAGGAGGTTGTCAGGCGACCCTTTGGCCTGATCTTGGTAACCGGGCCCACCGGATCCGGGAAAACCACCACCCTCTACTCGGCGCTGGCAGAAGTGAACGATCCCGGCATCAACATCAGCACCGCCGAGGATCCCATCGAATACTCCCTGCCGGGGATCACCCAGGTGCAGGTGATCCGCGAAAAGGGCATGGACTTTGCCATGATCCTGCGCGCTTTCTTGCGGCAAGACCCGGATGTGATCCTGGTGGGGGAAACCCGCGACCACGAGACGGCCAAAACCGCCATCGAAGCCTCCCTCACCGGCCACCTGGTGTTGACCACCCTGCACACCAACGATGCCCCCGGTGCCATCGCCCGTCTGACGGAGATGGGGATCGAGCCGTTCATGATCTCCAGCTCGCTGTTGGGGGTGCTGGCCCAGCGCTTGATGCGTCGGGTATGTACCGAGTGTCGGATCCCGTACCACCCCACATCCGAGGAGTTGGCCCGCTATGGCCTCAGCCTCAGCGGCGACGGCGAACAGCTCACCTTCTACAAAGCCAACAAGCTCTCCCCCAAAGAGATCGAGCAGCGCAAAGCCACCGGCAAGCCCATCTGCGAGAAATGTGGGGGCGTGGGCTACAAAGGCCGCGTGGGGGTGTACGAGTTCATGCGCATGAACGACCGCCTGGCCGAGTTGATCAACAAGGGGGCTCCCACGGAGGTCATCAAGGAAGCCGCTGTCGAAAGCGGCATGAAAACCCTGCTCGCCTACAGCTTGATGCTGGTAAAGCAGGGCCTGACCACGCTGGAGGAGGTAGATCGGGTTATCCTCACCGACAAGGGTTTGGAAACGGAGCTGAAGGCCCGTGCCAAGGCCCTTAGCACCTGCCGCAACTGTGGCGCCGCCCTGCAGGTAGACTGGATGGATTGCCCCTACTGCCTGACGCCGAAGTTTTAG
- a CDS encoding alpha-2-macroglobulin family protein: MLRRWLVALGVFLAVGLAVLLSEPPTGSLTGRVELPAGVAPGNVQVIAAGPVSRSVSPSAEGEYRLDQLPVGEYRVTVRGSGLETVFSERPVQVREGSVASAPLLRPQLLPPSLYLYSTSQVFTTAEPARLEWRASGLRAVQFAVYRFSLADLEGSPRLRNLALGYGSLDPDLYSTLRGELLRRWQQPLGGEEVTRTLDLGILPPGAYWLEAEGQEPLNPSAPLPRSEEWLLVSDLGLIQKQDASQLVVQAVHLQELRPLPGIQIQVFGEWGDPLTATTDEEGLAQFSLPAGERSSLVVYGRSADNTLQVLSRSYTYGWNQPYRIYAYPDRPLYRPGQTVYFRALVREQGRLTPPPAGQPLQVTLAAPNGDVLEEQTLATNAFGSVHGQFQLPEETPLGSYSLEWQFQGSSRESTDFGVAAYRKPEFEVTVVPDRPWLVRGGSLKVQVEAEYLFGAPVAAAQLRYRVYSSPDWSLRYGLLPRSAAEDYFANDLGEEPAYYGGYGRLVAEGEGVTDAQGRAELRLERLLADLDWEEDSYWGPQEVQQLRIEVEVTDISRRSVTGAARAWVTAGELALFAAADRHLPAPGDVVTYRLQARDYDGRPVSTAGELSLERWRWDPKSSTYQRQGTLLRQPFQIVNGEGSLTLSLPADLEPGDYRVRLTAWDPRRRRVQEVASLWVVEPGSPLQSWGSLPSLEVVADRQIYEVGEEAQILIASPLPDLPVLVGLEGSRLHQVQLLRLQGHTATLRLPIREEYRPNLYVTATVVGPERRLYQNEALLRVSPLDRFLQVELQTDKPTYQPGETARIQIRTRNAQGQPVSAEVGLGIVDNALYLLRPDFTPDIRRFFYGRQDNQVTTTTSFPQQYPGGADKLAGQVREDFRDTAAWFPDLVTDADGLAQVQVRWPDNLTTWRLTARAATADTQVGSALATVSVSKDLLVRLAAPRFFRVGDQLTLAAVVQNRTTKAQAVEVGLEVPANLALQGPDRQRLTVPAQRAERVEWPLRVLGAGETPLRVWAQGEGLQDALQLRIPSQPLGAVHRFFQTGRLQEDGLELPLDWPATWVPGSRHLHLELAASPAAELLGPLDYLVQFPYGCTEQTLSRFLPALAVAQAGEQLGLSLRLPTLERLPRVVRAGLQRLEESQNYDGGWGWWAYDTSNPYLTAYILQGYHLAQAAGYALKEWRVRRALEYLAGQPFQRLSPDLRAFVAYSLALWDPALVTAELPPPPQLSTFGLAYRGLAALQRGQRDLAQAALEEGLQRRQRDPQGRWFIPAASAPPAGERPTYDDLEVAGPLLQLAVRLQDGRAGEIATALLQQRQDNRWRTTKATADALLGLVAHYQAQQQQQPGPRQVRVQDGVSGAQLAQWQAGPQDPRQVLDWDDAEVSNLRRLRLEKSGPGPLYYSLRGEAFLPELPPPDSQGFTVSRRYFRLQPQPQANGEIRYREQLLRPGEAVRAGEVLLARLTVEAERDSHYVVIEDPLPSGAEITSRDPRGLAADYWWDWFWAHQENRDDRVAFFSTELKRGRHEFVYLFRPEIPGQFQVAPALVEEMYDPSRYGRSAGQALKVLP, translated from the coding sequence ATGCTGCGGCGCTGGTTGGTGGCCCTGGGGGTGTTCTTGGCCGTGGGGCTGGCGGTTTTGCTGTCGGAGCCGCCGACGGGATCCCTGACGGGGCGGGTGGAGCTGCCGGCAGGGGTGGCGCCGGGGAACGTCCAGGTGATTGCCGCCGGCCCGGTGAGCCGCAGCGTCAGCCCGTCTGCGGAGGGCGAGTATCGCTTGGATCAATTGCCCGTTGGGGAATACCGGGTGACGGTGCGGGGATCCGGCCTGGAAACCGTCTTCAGCGAGAGGCCTGTGCAGGTGCGGGAAGGGTCAGTAGCTTCTGCTCCTCTCCTGCGCCCGCAGCTTCTGCCCCCCAGCCTCTACCTCTACAGCACCAGCCAGGTGTTCACGACCGCCGAGCCGGCGCGGCTGGAGTGGAGGGCCAGTGGCTTGAGGGCGGTGCAGTTTGCCGTTTACCGCTTTTCCCTGGCCGATCTGGAGGGATCCCCTCGCTTGCGGAATTTGGCCCTCGGCTACGGATCCCTGGATCCGGATTTGTATTCCACCCTGCGAGGAGAGCTGCTGCGCCGTTGGCAGCAGCCGCTGGGGGGAGAAGAGGTGACCCGCACCTTGGATCTGGGGATCCTGCCGCCGGGGGCCTACTGGCTGGAGGCGGAAGGACAGGAGCCGCTGAACCCGAGTGCACCTTTGCCCCGTTCTGAGGAGTGGCTTTTGGTAAGCGACCTGGGCCTAATCCAGAAACAGGATGCCAGCCAGTTGGTGGTGCAGGCGGTGCATTTGCAGGAATTGCGTCCTCTGCCGGGGATCCAGATCCAAGTTTTTGGGGAGTGGGGGGATCCCTTGACGGCCACCACCGACGAGGAGGGGCTGGCCCAGTTTAGCTTGCCGGCGGGGGAGAGATCCTCGTTGGTGGTCTATGGCCGCAGCGCCGACAACACGTTGCAGGTTTTGTCCCGCAGCTACACCTACGGCTGGAACCAGCCGTACCGCATCTACGCCTACCCAGACCGCCCCCTCTACCGCCCCGGCCAGACGGTCTATTTTCGCGCCCTGGTGCGGGAGCAAGGCCGCCTCACCCCGCCCCCGGCAGGCCAGCCGCTGCAAGTAACCCTCGCCGCTCCCAACGGCGATGTGCTGGAGGAGCAGACCCTGGCCACCAACGCTTTCGGCAGCGTCCACGGGCAGTTTCAATTGCCGGAAGAAACCCCCCTGGGCAGCTACAGCCTAGAGTGGCAGTTCCAGGGATCCAGCCGCGAGTCCACCGACTTTGGGGTGGCAGCCTACCGCAAACCGGAGTTTGAGGTGACGGTGGTGCCCGACCGGCCTTGGCTGGTGCGGGGGGGATCCCTGAAGGTGCAGGTGGAGGCCGAGTATCTTTTCGGCGCGCCGGTGGCCGCTGCCCAGCTCCGCTACCGAGTTTACAGCAGCCCCGACTGGAGCCTGCGCTACGGGCTGTTGCCCCGTTCTGCGGCAGAAGACTATTTTGCCAATGACCTGGGAGAGGAACCGGCCTACTACGGCGGCTACGGGCGGCTGGTGGCGGAAGGGGAAGGGGTGACAGATGCTCAGGGACGGGCCGAGTTGCGCCTGGAGCGCCTGTTGGCGGATCTGGACTGGGAGGAAGACAGCTACTGGGGCCCGCAGGAGGTGCAGCAGTTGCGCATTGAGGTGGAGGTGACCGATATCAGCCGCCGCAGCGTGACCGGGGCGGCGCGGGCCTGGGTGACAGCCGGCGAATTGGCCCTCTTTGCCGCAGCCGATCGCCACCTGCCCGCGCCGGGGGACGTCGTCACCTACCGGCTGCAAGCCCGCGACTACGATGGCCGCCCCGTCAGCACCGCCGGGGAGCTGAGCCTGGAGCGCTGGCGCTGGGATCCCAAGAGCAGCACCTACCAACGGCAAGGTACCCTGCTGCGGCAGCCTTTTCAGATCGTCAACGGGGAGGGCAGCCTCACCCTCAGCTTGCCCGCCGACCTGGAGCCGGGAGACTACCGGGTGCGGTTGACGGCATGGGATCCCCGCCGCCGTCGCGTGCAGGAGGTCGCCTCTCTCTGGGTGGTGGAGCCGGGCAGCCCCCTGCAAAGCTGGGGATCCCTGCCCAGCCTGGAGGTGGTGGCGGATCGCCAGATCTACGAAGTGGGGGAAGAGGCCCAGATCCTGATCGCCTCGCCGCTGCCGGATCTGCCGGTGCTGGTGGGCCTGGAGGGATCCCGGCTGCACCAGGTACAACTGCTGCGCCTGCAGGGGCATACGGCCACCCTGCGCCTGCCCATCCGGGAGGAGTATCGCCCCAACCTCTACGTCACCGCCACTGTCGTTGGCCCAGAGCGGCGGCTGTACCAGAACGAGGCGCTGCTGCGGGTCTCGCCGCTGGATCGCTTTTTGCAGGTGGAGCTGCAGACGGATAAGCCCACCTACCAGCCGGGGGAGACGGCCCGAATTCAAATCCGCACCCGCAATGCCCAAGGGCAGCCGGTCAGCGCCGAGGTGGGGCTGGGGATCGTGGACAATGCCCTCTACCTGCTCCGGCCCGACTTTACCCCCGATATCCGCCGCTTCTTCTACGGGCGCCAGGACAACCAAGTCACCACCACCACCTCTTTCCCGCAACAATATCCCGGCGGCGCCGACAAGCTGGCCGGCCAAGTGCGGGAAGACTTTCGCGATACCGCCGCCTGGTTCCCGGATCTGGTTACCGACGCCGATGGCCTGGCTCAGGTGCAGGTGCGCTGGCCCGACAACCTCACCACCTGGCGCTTGACCGCCCGTGCTGCCACTGCCGACACCCAGGTGGGATCCGCTCTTGCCACAGTCTCGGTTAGCAAAGACCTGTTGGTGCGCTTGGCAGCTCCCCGCTTTTTCCGGGTGGGGGATCAACTCACCTTGGCCGCTGTTGTGCAAAATCGCACCACAAAAGCCCAGGCGGTGGAGGTGGGGCTGGAAGTGCCCGCCAACTTGGCGTTGCAAGGCCCGGATCGACAACGCCTTACCGTGCCGGCCCAGAGGGCGGAGCGGGTGGAATGGCCCCTGCGGGTGCTGGGGGCCGGCGAGACCCCCCTGCGGGTTTGGGCACAAGGGGAGGGGCTGCAGGATGCGCTGCAACTGCGGATCCCCAGTCAGCCCTTAGGGGCAGTGCACCGCTTCTTCCAAACGGGGCGGCTGCAGGAGGATGGCCTTGAGCTGCCTTTGGATTGGCCGGCCACCTGGGTGCCGGGATCCCGACACCTGCATCTGGAACTGGCCGCCAGCCCCGCAGCGGAGCTGTTGGGGCCCTTGGACTACCTGGTGCAGTTCCCCTACGGTTGCACCGAGCAGACTTTGAGCCGCTTTTTGCCCGCCTTGGCGGTGGCCCAGGCCGGCGAGCAGTTGGGCCTCAGCTTGCGCTTGCCCACCCTGGAGCGGCTGCCGCGGGTGGTTCGGGCCGGCCTGCAGCGGCTGGAGGAATCCCAGAACTACGACGGCGGCTGGGGCTGGTGGGCCTACGACACCAGCAACCCCTACCTGACCGCCTACATCCTGCAGGGCTATCATCTCGCCCAGGCCGCCGGCTACGCCCTCAAGGAGTGGCGGGTGCGGCGGGCTTTGGAGTATCTGGCTGGGCAGCCGTTCCAACGCCTCTCCCCCGATCTGCGGGCCTTTGTGGCCTACAGCCTGGCCCTCTGGGATCCGGCGCTGGTGACTGCCGAGCTGCCGCCGCCGCCGCAGCTTTCCACCTTTGGCCTGGCCTACCGCGGCCTGGCCGCCCTGCAACGGGGCCAGCGGGATCTCGCCCAGGCGGCTCTGGAGGAAGGTCTGCAACGGCGACAAAGGGATCCCCAGGGCCGCTGGTTTATTCCTGCCGCCTCCGCTCCGCCAGCCGGGGAACGCCCCACCTACGACGACCTGGAGGTGGCCGGGCCCCTCCTGCAACTGGCCGTGCGCCTCCAGGATGGCCGCGCCGGGGAGATCGCCACCGCCCTTCTCCAGCAACGGCAGGACAACCGCTGGCGCACCACCAAAGCCACCGCCGACGCCCTCCTGGGCCTAGTGGCCCACTACCAAGCCCAGCAACAGCAACAGCCTGGCCCCCGCCAGGTGCGGGTGCAAGATGGGGTAAGCGGGGCGCAACTGGCCCAGTGGCAGGCCGGTCCTCAGGATCCTCGCCAGGTGCTGGACTGGGACGACGCCGAAGTGAGTAACCTGCGCCGCCTGCGCCTGGAAAAATCCGGCCCCGGCCCCCTCTACTACAGCCTGCGGGGAGAGGCCTTTCTGCCGGAGCTGCCGCCCCCCGACAGCCAGGGCTTCACGGTGAGCCGCCGCTACTTCCGCCTACAGCCCCAGCCCCAAGCCAATGGCGAGATCCGCTACCGGGAACAGCTCCTGCGCCCCGGCGAGGCGGTGCGGGCGGGCGAGGTGCTCCTGGCCCGGCTGACGGTGGAAGCTGAGCGGGATAGCCACTACGTGGTGATCGAGGATCCCTTGCCCAGCGGCGCCGAGATCACCTCCCGGGATCCGCGAGGGCTTGCCGCCGACTACTGGTGGGACTGGTTTTGGGCCCATCAAGAGAACCGGGACGACCGGGTGGCCTTCTTCAGCACCGAGCTCAAGCGGGGCCGCCACGAGTTCGTCTACCTCTTCCGTCCCGAGATCCCTGGCCAATTCCAGGTGGCCCCTGCCCTTGTCGAGGAGATGTACGATCCCAGCCGCTATGGCCGCAGCGCTGGCCAGGCGCTCAAAGTCCTGCCCTGA
- a CDS encoding type IV pilus twitching motility protein PilT has product MPQLMIEDLMEEIVRRGGSDIHISAGLPPYFRINGELQPTEHEPLTPEEVQRLIFSMLNNTQRKHLEQNWELDCSYGVRGIGRFRVNVYRDRGTYACAMRALASEIPNIDKLGLPDVCKEMARLPRGLVLVTGPTGSGKSTTLAAIIDFINRERAEHILTIEDPIEYIYTPIRSIIHQRQLGEDTKSFANALRAAMREDPDVILIGEMRDLETIQLAITAAETGHLCFATVHTSSAAQTVDRLVDVFPPEQQQQIRVQLSNSLKAVFSQTLARRLNPKPGEPGRVLVQEIMVVTPAIANLIREGKTAQIYSAIQTGGKQGMKTLEQDLANLYLQGKIDFETAMSKTSRPEELQRLLGNVAGPSPAAAAQHQRPAGVAVRR; this is encoded by the coding sequence ATGCCACAACTCATGATCGAAGACCTGATGGAAGAAATCGTCCGCAGGGGCGGTTCTGACATCCACATCTCAGCCGGTTTGCCCCCCTATTTCCGCATCAATGGCGAACTCCAGCCAACCGAGCACGAGCCCCTCACCCCTGAGGAGGTGCAGCGGCTCATTTTCAGCATGTTGAACAACACCCAGCGCAAACACCTGGAGCAGAACTGGGAGTTGGACTGCTCCTACGGCGTGCGCGGGATCGGGCGCTTCCGCGTCAACGTCTACCGGGATCGCGGCACCTACGCCTGCGCCATGCGGGCGCTGGCCTCTGAGATCCCCAACATCGACAAGCTGGGCCTGCCGGATGTGTGTAAGGAGATGGCCCGTCTGCCTCGGGGCCTGGTGTTGGTGACCGGCCCGACGGGATCCGGCAAGTCCACCACTTTGGCCGCTATCATCGACTTCATCAACCGCGAGCGGGCCGAGCACATCCTCACCATCGAGGATCCCATCGAGTACATCTACACTCCCATCCGCAGCATCATCCACCAGCGGCAGTTGGGCGAAGACACCAAGAGCTTTGCCAATGCCCTGCGGGCGGCGATGCGGGAAGATCCGGATGTGATCCTGATCGGGGAGATGCGGGATCTGGAAACCATCCAGTTGGCCATCACCGCCGCCGAGACCGGCCACCTCTGCTTTGCCACGGTCCACACCAGCTCTGCCGCCCAGACGGTGGATCGCCTGGTGGACGTGTTCCCGCCGGAGCAGCAGCAGCAGATCCGCGTGCAGCTCTCCAACTCCCTCAAGGCCGTCTTCTCGCAAACTTTGGCCCGCCGCCTCAACCCCAAGCCGGGAGAGCCCGGGCGGGTGCTGGTGCAAGAGATCATGGTGGTGACGCCGGCCATTGCCAACCTGATTCGGGAGGGCAAGACCGCCCAGATCTACTCGGCCATCCAGACGGGCGGCAAGCAGGGCATGAAGACCCTGGAGCAGGATCTGGCCAACCTCTACCTGCAGGGCAAGATCGACTTCGAGACGGCCATGTCCAAGACCTCTCGCCCTGAGGAGTTGCAGCGGCTGTTGGGCAACGTTGCCGGGCCCTCGCCAGCCGCGGCAGCTCAACACCAGCGTCCAGCGGGGGTTGCCGTCCGTCGTTGA